One part of the Lentimicrobium sp. L6 genome encodes these proteins:
- a CDS encoding DUF5723 family protein — MRKGLIIILISWVFINQASTQEMAGLVHSNHAGTDVLFYNPAGMHHQKDWLSIHLITADIFLSNDYLYLSKEEFKFFDLISGNLDIPMHPTGYSNGERPFYIYDKTAKTRLDFDIKIQGPSAMYVKNQHAFGIFTAAKSFMHIRNITKELGKTIYYGFGYGPQHDEAYNIKSFNTSYIGYGEVGISYAYQLNQLLFNNWNFGISIKRLFGVGGTYFHAASSEYNVVNDTTLDIYSLDANLGFAFPSDYDTDEFPSGALINGKGWAFDLGVEYQALLDRQGKTQTTRTCGQRHYDYKYRIGVSLMDIGYISFKNNAQLHEYANTDYTWENIDTSKYENWNAFIQDISYRFYGDPNATLKDTKFKMWLPSSLNINADYNFENGIYANASFVYNFPFNGNYMRKPTIISLTPRYEKPNIEVSLPLSLYQWKYPRVGLAVRLYYFTIGSDYFTSLMGWHDFNGMDLYFSIKVNIGKGSCEKRNKINPCGDAFNKFPWSK, encoded by the coding sequence ATGCGAAAAGGACTTATCATCATATTAATCAGTTGGGTTTTCATAAACCAAGCTTCCACACAAGAAATGGCAGGCTTGGTTCATTCTAATCATGCTGGTACCGATGTGCTATTTTATAACCCAGCAGGCATGCATCATCAAAAAGATTGGCTTTCGATACATTTGATTACTGCCGATATTTTTCTTTCCAATGATTATCTATATTTGTCCAAAGAGGAATTCAAATTCTTTGACCTCATTTCCGGCAACTTAGATATACCAATGCATCCCACAGGATATAGTAATGGTGAAAGGCCATTTTACATCTACGATAAAACGGCGAAAACAAGACTCGATTTCGATATTAAAATACAAGGCCCTTCAGCCATGTATGTCAAAAACCAGCATGCCTTTGGTATATTTACAGCGGCTAAAAGCTTTATGCATATCAGAAATATTACTAAAGAACTCGGAAAAACCATTTACTATGGTTTTGGTTACGGGCCTCAACATGATGAAGCTTATAATATTAAGAGTTTTAATACCAGCTATATTGGATATGGAGAAGTTGGTATTAGTTATGCGTATCAACTCAATCAACTTTTATTTAACAATTGGAATTTTGGGATTAGTATAAAAAGATTATTTGGTGTGGGTGGAACCTATTTTCATGCCGCAAGCTCAGAATATAATGTGGTAAATGATACTACTCTCGATATTTATTCTCTAGATGCGAATCTGGGTTTTGCCTTCCCCTCTGATTATGATACGGATGAATTTCCATCAGGGGCTCTAATAAACGGGAAAGGCTGGGCTTTTGATTTAGGTGTAGAATATCAGGCGTTACTAGACAGGCAAGGCAAAACGCAAACGACAAGAACCTGTGGGCAAAGACATTACGATTATAAATACAGAATCGGGGTGAGTTTAATGGATATTGGATATATTAGTTTTAAAAATAATGCCCAGCTTCACGAATATGCAAATACAGACTATACCTGGGAAAACATAGATACTTCCAAATACGAAAATTGGAATGCATTTATTCAAGACATCAGCTATCGTTTTTATGGAGATCCGAATGCCACCTTAAAAGATACCAAATTTAAAATGTGGCTCCCCTCCTCTTTAAACATCAATGCAGATTATAATTTCGAAAATGGAATATATGCCAATGCTAGCTTTGTATATAATTTTCCTTTTAATGGTAATTATATGCGAAAACCAACCATAATTTCATTGACTCCGCGCTATGAGAAGCCTAATATAGAAGTAAGCTTACCCCTAAGTCTTTATCAATGGAAATATCCGAGAGTTGGCTTGGCAGTTCGCTTGTACTATTTCACCATTGGTAGTGATTATTTCACCTCCTTAATGGGTTGGCACGATTTCAATGGAATGGATTTATACTTTTCTATTAAAGTAAACATAGGCAAAGGAAGCTGCGAGAAAAGAAATAAAATTAATCCTTGTGGTGACGCATTTAATAAGTTCCCTTGGTCGAAATAA
- a CDS encoding DUF4251 domain-containing protein, with amino-acid sequence MKKFISILIILAFCFQVNAQETKSKKEIRAEKKAQEKAEQDEHRLVQEQWVLDTTFVLEAQRVTNKIGEVFQLNSTINFVYVNNGKATIQLGFDQLVGWNGVGGMTISGRITKYEIEDEKKNKPIFIRMSIQGSTGMQDLTIWISSNGNGEATIVDMRGNRIQFSGDIVSVDKTRTFKGMELY; translated from the coding sequence ATGAAAAAATTCATATCAATACTCATTATTTTGGCTTTTTGTTTTCAAGTAAATGCTCAAGAAACCAAATCAAAAAAAGAAATTAGAGCTGAGAAAAAAGCTCAAGAAAAAGCTGAACAAGATGAACATAGGTTGGTTCAGGAACAATGGGTTCTGGATACAACTTTTGTATTGGAAGCTCAAAGAGTAACAAATAAGATTGGGGAGGTTTTTCAATTAAACTCCACTATCAATTTTGTATATGTGAATAATGGGAAAGCTACTATCCAATTAGGTTTTGATCAGTTAGTGGGTTGGAATGGTGTAGGTGGTATGACCATAAGTGGAAGAATCACTAAATATGAAATAGAGGATGAAAAGAAAAACAAACCCATCTTCATCAGAATGAGCATACAAGGCTCCACAGGAATGCAAGACCTCACCATTTGGATCAGCAGCAATGGAAACGGAGAAGCCACCATAGTAGATATGAGAGGGAATAGAATTCAATTCTCTGGTGATATTGTTTCTGTAGATAAAACTCGCACTTTTAAAGGCATGGAACTTTACTAA
- a CDS encoding T9SS type A sorting domain-containing protein: protein MKKNYFLALLLQAFVILGIGQSVNQIVVGNGGIYNNDADHVMVTGINPETYTSTLIGEVVKESMQDLIVVGDYAYVAAEDSLAKFNLITNTKEIAIYHGYLSRLYYANDMIYVSLRSDATGVPADGKYLKAFDMNLNLVYEAEGISTDAAGMLMYEDSLYVAVSGDWAATEGKLAVTNSDLSFVREINLGTDAVGIIDLFEGENVIYSVNKSPYGATTGSISTYNIATTTWNTQSLNHVVGKGVRKVGDLLYLGLDYGIGSYDLSTSTVVNNQIIADPGSASYINIAAAVFDEINERFYVTITDYFSLGEGRVYDIDGTVLGNFEASVSAEAMAIHYANNTGLSTLKNNSLNIYPNPCQNFIHIGAYQQLNWIEIYNQTGQLIKRIHNPQSSFIEVNELKAGIYFIKTQSQSGIHAARFLKK from the coding sequence ATGAAAAAAAATTACTTTTTGGCTCTATTATTACAAGCATTTGTAATATTAGGAATAGGGCAATCTGTCAACCAAATCGTGGTGGGCAATGGCGGAATTTATAATAATGACGCCGACCATGTGATGGTCACTGGTATAAACCCAGAAACCTATACCTCCACCCTTATTGGTGAAGTGGTAAAAGAATCCATGCAAGATTTAATAGTGGTTGGTGATTATGCCTATGTGGCTGCGGAAGACAGCTTGGCAAAGTTTAACCTGATTACCAATACTAAAGAAATAGCTATCTATCATGGTTATTTAAGTAGATTATATTATGCCAATGATATGATTTATGTGAGTTTAAGAAGTGATGCAACAGGTGTTCCTGCTGATGGTAAATATTTAAAAGCCTTCGACATGAATTTGAACCTAGTATATGAAGCTGAAGGAATTAGTACTGATGCTGCAGGAATGCTGATGTATGAAGATTCCTTATACGTTGCAGTTTCTGGTGACTGGGCAGCTACTGAAGGGAAATTGGCAGTAACAAATAGTGATTTAAGCTTTGTAAGAGAAATAAACTTAGGTACTGATGCCGTAGGAATTATTGATTTATTTGAAGGAGAAAACGTTATTTATAGCGTTAATAAATCACCTTATGGTGCCACAACAGGTTCTATTTCTACCTATAACATTGCTACAACTACTTGGAACACTCAATCACTTAATCATGTGGTTGGTAAAGGTGTTAGAAAAGTCGGAGACCTCCTCTATTTGGGTTTAGATTATGGTATTGGTTCATATGATTTATCAACATCAACGGTTGTTAATAATCAAATTATTGCAGACCCAGGTTCAGCCAGTTACATCAATATTGCTGCTGCTGTTTTTGATGAAATCAATGAACGTTTTTATGTGACTATTACCGACTATTTTTCCCTAGGTGAGGGAAGGGTTTATGATATTGATGGGACTGTTTTAGGAAACTTTGAAGCCTCTGTTTCAGCTGAAGCAATGGCAATTCATTATGCCAACAACACAGGGCTTTCCACTCTAAAAAACAATAGCTTAAACATTTATCCTAACCCTTGTCAAAACTTCATTCATATCGGAGCATATCAACAATTGAATTGGATAGAGATTTATAACCAAACAGGTCAATTGATCAAAAGAATACATAATCCTCAATCTTCTTTTATTGAAGTTAACGAGCTTAAAGCAGGAATTTATTTTATAAAAACTCAATCACAAAGTGGCATTCATGCAGCTAGGTTTTTGAAAAAATAA
- a CDS encoding response regulator: protein MKKTIIIVDDSNSIRNLVEFTLNNAGFHVISATNGKEALELFNGQTVHLLLTDLHMPIMSGMELIAEVRKLEEYKYVPILFLTTETQVSIKKEAKDLGATGWIVKPFNGDKLITTIRKVIR, encoded by the coding sequence ATGAAGAAGACCATAATAATCGTTGATGATTCAAACAGTATCAGGAATTTAGTGGAGTTTACTCTAAATAACGCTGGATTTCACGTGATTTCTGCTACCAATGGCAAGGAAGCATTAGAACTATTTAATGGACAAACAGTGCACCTTTTACTCACTGACCTTCATATGCCCATCATGAGCGGAATGGAATTAATAGCAGAGGTAAGAAAACTTGAGGAATACAAGTATGTACCCATCCTCTTTTTAACCACTGAAACTCAAGTAAGTATTAAAAAAGAAGCCAAGGATCTTGGAGCAACGGGGTGGATAGTGAAACCATTTAATGGAGACAAATTAATTACTACTATTAGAAAAGTAATCAGATAA
- a CDS encoding chemotaxis protein CheA: MDELIQGFLDEANELIVNIEDSLFNLEKQPDDQEAIASVFRVMHTLKGSGAMFGFSSVSSFTHHLESIYEQIRSHKIKLSKEILNLTFESIDLIKKLLETTEAPTASVKLEYDRLITEFEIICNNHPAQEAPIKALEKIEIDQTPTYYICFEPNEGIMQNGTNPLYLIDELISLGNGKVFTHIENIPNYRNLLVKNCYVSWEIILNTKDELSDILDVFIFVEDESKIEIQKISDINLLRHLEFVEQLPKYIGSSEGSAILELQEFASQLEISQANNTASNAKHIAPIIEESLELKLEEDKKEEITNLAKDIDQKNEQVKIEEPKTAETVVNLTTTTETSTKSKGSSSIRVSSDKVETLINLVSEMVTIQARLSLLSKEAQNPEIIEVAETLEKLTRQLRDNAFEISLIPISSLVTRFQRLIRDLSKELNKEIEFIAEGTDTELDKTIIESLADPLMHIFRNAIDHGIESTEDRLKSGKTAKGTLKFKAYYSGTSVYIDIIDDGQGINTEKVKAKALSQGLINEKQNLSTKQINELILLPGFSTADNVTDISGRGVGMDVVKKNINKIQGEIEINSVLGQGTTFSLKLPLTLSIIDGLLVRIDKIEYIIPILVIKKVSPMRHQNVSSAFNNTIIIDGEQLPFLNLREEFNIQTKAPDLVEVVVVNYGSRQVGIIIDRVIRESQVVVKSIGKHFKDQEIISGASIMGDGSVALVLDTNKIIDKYSR; encoded by the coding sequence ATGGACGAACTCATACAAGGATTTCTAGATGAAGCTAATGAACTCATAGTCAACATTGAGGATTCTCTTTTCAATTTAGAAAAGCAACCTGATGACCAAGAAGCTATAGCCTCTGTTTTTAGGGTCATGCATACCTTAAAAGGTAGTGGTGCTATGTTTGGCTTTTCATCTGTATCTTCTTTTACCCATCATCTAGAAAGTATATATGAGCAAATTCGTTCCCACAAAATCAAGCTTTCTAAAGAAATTCTCAACCTTACCTTCGAATCTATCGATCTTATTAAAAAGCTTTTAGAAACGACTGAAGCACCTACCGCAAGTGTAAAATTAGAATATGACCGACTTATCACTGAATTCGAGATTATTTGTAATAATCATCCTGCTCAAGAAGCGCCAATTAAGGCTTTAGAAAAAATTGAAATCGATCAGACTCCAACATATTATATCTGTTTTGAACCTAACGAAGGTATTATGCAAAACGGAACAAACCCTTTATACCTTATTGATGAACTGATTTCTTTAGGGAACGGAAAGGTATTTACCCACATTGAGAATATTCCCAATTACAGAAATTTATTGGTGAAAAACTGCTATGTAAGTTGGGAAATTATCTTGAATACAAAAGATGAGCTGAGCGATATTTTAGATGTTTTTATTTTTGTTGAGGATGAAAGCAAAATAGAAATACAAAAAATTAGTGATATCAATTTATTAAGACACCTTGAGTTTGTCGAACAACTACCCAAATACATAGGAAGTAGCGAAGGAAGTGCCATATTAGAATTACAAGAATTTGCTTCACAACTAGAAATTTCTCAAGCAAATAACACAGCCTCCAATGCTAAACACATAGCTCCCATTATAGAAGAATCATTAGAATTAAAACTTGAGGAGGACAAAAAAGAAGAAATTACTAACCTAGCCAAAGACATAGACCAAAAAAATGAACAAGTAAAAATAGAGGAGCCTAAAACAGCTGAAACCGTTGTTAATCTAACCACAACCACTGAAACTTCAACAAAAAGCAAAGGTAGTTCTAGTATCCGAGTAAGCAGTGATAAAGTAGAAACATTAATCAATTTGGTGAGTGAAATGGTAACCATTCAAGCACGCTTGAGCCTTTTGTCAAAAGAAGCACAAAATCCAGAGATTATAGAAGTGGCCGAAACCTTAGAGAAACTTACTCGTCAACTTCGTGATAATGCCTTTGAGATCAGCCTAATTCCTATTTCTAGTTTAGTCACCAGATTTCAACGCCTCATTCGTGATTTATCCAAAGAACTAAATAAAGAGATTGAATTTATTGCCGAAGGAACCGATACGGAATTAGACAAAACTATTATCGAGAGCCTAGCGGATCCATTGATGCATATTTTTAGAAATGCAATAGATCATGGCATAGAAAGTACCGAAGACAGGTTGAAATCTGGTAAAACGGCAAAAGGCACCCTCAAATTCAAAGCATATTATTCGGGCACCAGTGTTTATATTGATATTATAGATGATGGGCAAGGAATAAACACCGAGAAAGTAAAAGCTAAGGCTCTATCACAAGGACTAATAAATGAGAAGCAAAACCTCAGCACAAAACAAATTAACGAACTCATTCTTTTACCTGGGTTCTCCACCGCAGACAATGTCACCGATATTTCTGGGCGAGGAGTAGGCATGGATGTGGTGAAGAAAAATATCAATAAAATACAGGGTGAAATTGAAATCAATTCAGTGCTAGGACAAGGAACAACATTTTCATTAAAACTTCCACTCACGCTTTCTATCATCGATGGGCTATTGGTAAGAATAGATAAAATAGAATATATCATTCCAATCTTGGTGATTAAGAAAGTATCACCAATGAGACACCAAAATGTTTCCAGTGCATTTAATAATACCATCATAATTGATGGGGAACAACTACCTTTCTTAAACTTAAGGGAAGAGTTTAATATACAAACCAAAGCACCCGATTTAGTAGAAGTTGTAGTAGTGAACTATGGGAGTAGGCAAGTTGGAATTATCATTGATAGAGTGATACGAGAATCACAAGTGGTGGTAAAATCCATTGGCAAACACTTTAAAGACCAAGAAATAATTTCTGGTGCCAGTATTATGGGTGATGGAAGTGTGGCTTTGGTTTTAGATACAAACAAGATAATAGATAAATACTCAAGATAA
- a CDS encoding chemotaxis protein CheW produces the protein MKKLSSYLTFQLGKEKFAANIANVLHILGVPQITELPNSPAHIKGAINLRGKVLTVIDPHMKFEIESQEITKNSCIVVLEMEYESDRLEIGALVDSVDKVIEITENELLPPPDLGTKFKSEYIENVININDEFIMVLNIKNVFTSEY, from the coding sequence ATGAAAAAGCTTTCGTCATATCTAACCTTTCAACTGGGAAAAGAGAAGTTTGCTGCAAATATTGCAAATGTACTCCATATACTTGGCGTTCCTCAAATTACTGAACTACCCAATTCCCCTGCTCATATTAAAGGTGCTATCAATTTACGTGGAAAGGTACTTACTGTAATTGATCCTCACATGAAATTTGAAATTGAAAGTCAAGAAATCACCAAAAACTCATGTATTGTAGTCTTAGAAATGGAATATGAATCGGATAGACTGGAGATAGGAGCCTTAGTAGATTCCGTTGACAAAGTGATTGAAATAACTGAAAATGAGTTATTGCCTCCTCCTGATTTAGGAACAAAATTTAAATCAGAATATATTGAAAATGTCATCAATATAAATGATGAATTCATTATGGTACTCAATATAAAAAATGTCTTTACTTCAGAATATTAA
- a CDS encoding methyl-accepting chemotaxis protein, giving the protein MKNLNVSTKLIILIITMGIMGTFVGIFGINKIQQTNVKLEQTYKNALIPFQYLKNISDVYAIEVPKTVDKIYAGELSWLSGKEKIELALENANLQWAEFKKLPKQERENMMVSELELQFISAQANLENLRQVLISRNSDALKNYNTSSLNLVITPISRKIQELSKFQIEKAGVIYEKSLENFRTAVITFIIILSIGVVVSMLMAIYILKGINNSLKTANDTIDKLSKGDLSVVIEEQGDYDFGRLINNLRHLSERLKDVLVTAQTASANIAITSHEMSSNSQQVSQGATEQAASVEEMAASMEEISSNIQQNTDNAQKTQKISSKAAVEIEEGSQNINITVDSMQTIAEKISIIGEIAFQTNILALNAAVEAARAGEHGKGFGVVAAEVGKLAERSKIAAAEIDELSKSGVDIALKSKTMLSKFVPSIEETSKLVEEISNASVEQNAGVEQINDAIQMLNQVTQQNAASSEEMATVSEQLSAQAEQLKKTISFFKLGDAVDIPSEQYNQQRPTKFIEPSRQTYSPPNNTYKSEGFDLDLSKGDKMDDDFETF; this is encoded by the coding sequence ATGAAAAATCTAAACGTTTCAACCAAGTTGATCATCCTTATCATTACCATGGGAATTATGGGAACATTTGTTGGAATTTTTGGCATTAACAAAATCCAACAAACTAATGTCAAACTCGAACAAACCTATAAAAACGCTTTGATCCCATTTCAGTATCTGAAAAACATTTCAGATGTGTATGCTATTGAAGTACCCAAAACAGTGGATAAAATATATGCTGGCGAACTGAGCTGGTTGTCAGGAAAAGAAAAAATTGAATTAGCCTTAGAAAATGCAAATCTTCAATGGGCAGAATTTAAGAAGCTCCCTAAGCAAGAAAGAGAAAATATGATGGTTTCAGAACTAGAGCTTCAATTTATTAGTGCTCAGGCAAATCTCGAAAACCTCAGACAAGTCTTGATTTCTAGAAATTCTGATGCCCTGAAAAATTACAATACCAGTAGCTTGAATTTGGTCATCACACCTATTAGCAGAAAAATTCAAGAACTCAGTAAGTTTCAAATTGAAAAAGCAGGTGTGATTTACGAGAAGAGTCTCGAGAATTTCAGGACAGCTGTCATTACCTTTATCATTATCCTATCCATAGGTGTGGTAGTAAGTATGCTAATGGCTATCTACATATTAAAAGGAATCAATAATTCTTTAAAAACAGCAAACGATACCATCGATAAATTATCCAAAGGTGATTTAAGTGTGGTCATTGAAGAGCAAGGCGATTATGACTTTGGAAGGTTGATAAATAATCTACGTCATTTATCTGAAAGACTAAAAGATGTTTTGGTCACTGCTCAAACAGCCAGTGCCAATATCGCCATCACAAGTCACGAGATGAGTAGCAACAGTCAACAAGTAAGTCAAGGCGCCACAGAACAAGCCGCATCAGTAGAAGAAATGGCCGCTAGCATGGAAGAAATTTCTAGTAATATTCAACAGAATACTGACAATGCACAAAAAACTCAAAAAATATCATCTAAAGCAGCAGTAGAAATTGAGGAGGGGAGCCAAAATATCAATATCACTGTAGATAGCATGCAAACTATTGCTGAGAAGATCAGCATCATCGGTGAAATTGCCTTCCAAACTAATATTTTAGCATTAAATGCAGCTGTGGAAGCCGCACGGGCAGGTGAACATGGAAAAGGATTTGGAGTAGTTGCTGCCGAAGTGGGTAAACTAGCCGAAAGAAGTAAAATTGCTGCAGCAGAAATAGACGAGCTTAGTAAATCGGGTGTAGATATTGCCTTAAAATCGAAAACCATGCTTTCCAAATTTGTTCCAAGCATTGAGGAAACTTCAAAACTTGTAGAAGAGATTAGTAATGCCAGTGTAGAACAAAATGCAGGTGTGGAACAAATCAATGATGCCATTCAAATGCTAAACCAAGTGACGCAACAAAATGCAGCCTCAAGTGAAGAAATGGCAACTGTTTCAGAACAACTAAGTGCTCAAGCCGAACAACTTAAGAAAACTATTTCTTTCTTTAAATTAGGAGATGCAGTTGATATTCCTTCTGAGCAATATAATCAGCAACGTCCAACCAAATTTATTGAACCCAGTCGTCAAACTTATAGTCCACCAAATAACACCTATAAATCAGAAGGATTTGATCTAGACCTGTCTAAAGGGGATAAAATGGATGATGACTTCGAAACATTTTAA
- a CDS encoding protein-glutamate O-methyltransferase CheR: MSLLEFRKISEFIQNNFGIKLPDQKRIMVQGRLHKRLATLEMTSFGQYVQYLFSEEGMRKEIPVMVDLISTNKTNFFREAVHFNVLTDVVLEEFTKSKSYSTFRVWSAGCSSGEEVYTLAIVINEYLQNHKGYNYRLFGTDISRRMLEKGNKAIYDTRDVETIPFHLKKKYLLKHKNKQIQKIRITPELRHKADFAYLNFMDQEYNVNQMFDVVFCRNVLIYFEKKVQEEVIRKILKNTKPGGYLFLGHSESINDMDLPLEKISPTVFKKKKQ; this comes from the coding sequence ATGAGCCTGCTTGAGTTCAGGAAAATTAGTGAATTTATCCAAAATAACTTTGGCATCAAACTCCCCGATCAAAAAAGGATCATGGTTCAGGGACGTTTGCATAAACGGCTGGCTACATTAGAAATGACCAGCTTCGGGCAATATGTTCAATATCTATTTTCAGAGGAAGGCATGCGAAAAGAAATCCCTGTAATGGTTGATTTGATCTCTACCAACAAAACCAATTTCTTCAGAGAAGCTGTCCATTTCAATGTACTTACAGATGTGGTATTAGAGGAATTTACCAAATCTAAATCATATAGCACATTTAGAGTATGGAGTGCTGGTTGCAGTAGTGGTGAGGAAGTCTACACTTTAGCCATAGTCATTAATGAGTATTTACAAAATCACAAAGGTTATAATTACCGCCTGTTTGGAACTGATATTAGCCGTAGAATGCTTGAAAAAGGCAACAAAGCCATATACGATACTAGAGATGTGGAAACCATCCCCTTCCATCTGAAAAAAAAGTACTTACTCAAACATAAAAACAAACAGATTCAAAAGATTAGAATAACACCAGAGCTTAGGCATAAAGCGGATTTTGCCTATTTGAATTTCATGGATCAAGAATATAATGTAAATCAGATGTTTGATGTGGTTTTTTGTAGAAATGTTTTGATATATTTCGAGAAAAAAGTACAAGAAGAAGTCATCAGAAAAATACTAAAAAACACAAAACCAGGAGGATACCTCTTCCTTGGACATTCAGAGTCTATTAATGATATGGACCTACCTTTAGAAAAAATATCTCCAACTGTGTTTAAGAAAAAAAAGCAATAA
- a CDS encoding sensor histidine kinase KdpD has product MDTEQHNEQISRLKEENDYLMKQLEKTNEKLKESDAFKSHFISNITNEIINPFASILGISKNISLLDEKRLSQIHSMSNLIYNEAFDLDFQLQNIFSAAKIESGEMNMELSSINPTEIVEEIIESLRFKSEKKNQYIELEIDNHLAYNLVTDKDKFQIIIKNLISNAIIFGYEKTKISVTMKQVEEKLMVQISNIGDQMDEEELNLIFDRFTKLDKTINSINQGHGLGLSVTKAYLEFLEGEIEVYSNETEGNVFKIFISAIANDEDTLIREDDLFIDDSELF; this is encoded by the coding sequence ATGGATACAGAACAACATAACGAACAAATATCTAGACTTAAAGAGGAAAATGATTATTTGATGAAACAATTAGAAAAGACCAATGAGAAGCTCAAAGAATCTGATGCTTTCAAAAGTCATTTCATCTCCAATATCACCAATGAAATCATTAATCCATTTGCATCCATATTAGGTATATCAAAAAATATAAGCCTTCTCGACGAAAAAAGATTAAGCCAGATACATAGCATGTCAAACCTTATTTATAATGAAGCTTTTGACCTTGATTTTCAATTGCAAAATATTTTTTCCGCTGCTAAAATAGAATCTGGCGAAATGAATATGGAATTATCCTCAATAAATCCAACGGAGATAGTAGAAGAAATAATAGAATCCTTAAGATTTAAATCGGAAAAGAAAAATCAATACATAGAACTTGAAATCGATAACCATCTAGCATACAACCTAGTCACTGATAAAGACAAATTTCAAATCATAATTAAAAACTTAATTTCCAATGCCATTATATTTGGTTATGAAAAAACCAAAATTAGTGTAACTATGAAACAAGTTGAAGAAAAGTTAATGGTACAAATTTCCAATATAGGCGACCAAATGGATGAAGAGGAATTGAATCTCATTTTCGATAGGTTCACTAAATTAGACAAAACCATCAACAGCATAAATCAAGGGCATGGCTTAGGCCTTAGTGTGACTAAAGCGTATCTTGAATTTTTAGAGGGCGAAATAGAAGTCTATAGCAATGAAACCGAAGGTAATGTGTTTAAAATATTTATCAGTGCTATTGCTAACGACGAAGATACTTTGATTAGAGAGGACGATTTATTTATTGATGATTCAGAACTTTTTTAA
- a CDS encoding chemotaxis protein CheD translates to MGDQSKIFIYPGKLFASKSPILLSTILGSCVAVCLYDDVKKIGGMNHYMLPLWNGEGLASPKYGNVAIEALITKMLFFGCKKRNIKAKVFGGASVIKTNHDLYNIGERNIQLAEHILEKENIKIVAKSVGGFHGRKILMSTDNFQVRQKYIEKKNF, encoded by the coding sequence ATGGGAGATCAGTCAAAAATATTCATCTATCCAGGAAAGCTTTTCGCATCGAAAAGCCCCATCCTCCTATCCACTATTTTGGGGTCTTGTGTAGCAGTTTGCTTATACGATGACGTGAAAAAAATAGGTGGAATGAATCATTATATGCTGCCTCTTTGGAATGGAGAAGGCTTAGCATCTCCCAAATATGGGAATGTAGCTATAGAAGCATTAATTACAAAAATGTTATTCTTTGGATGCAAAAAAAGAAATATAAAAGCCAAGGTTTTTGGTGGAGCAAGCGTTATCAAAACCAACCACGATTTATATAATATTGGAGAGAGAAACATACAATTAGCAGAACATATTCTAGAAAAAGAAAATATAAAGATAGTAGCCAAGTCTGTAGGGGGATTTCATGGGCGGAAAATATTAATGAGTACCGATAATTTTCAGGTAAGACAGAAATACATCGAAAAGAAAAACTTTTAA